In the genome of Gallus gallus isolate bGalGal1 chromosome 21, bGalGal1.mat.broiler.GRCg7b, whole genome shotgun sequence, one region contains:
- the CTNNBIP1 gene encoding beta-catenin-interacting protein 1 isoform X1 yields MNREGVPGKSPEEMYIQQKVRVLLMLRKMGSNLTASEEEFLRTYAGVVNSQLSQLPQHSIDQGAEDVVMAFSRSETEDRRQ; encoded by the exons ATGAACCGTGAGGGCGTCCCCGGAAAGAGTCCGGAGGAGATGTACATTCAGCAGAAAGTGAGAGTCCTACTCATGCTGAGGAAGATGGGATCAAAC ctgactgccagtgaagagGAGTTCTTGCGCACATATGCAGGTGTAGTGAATAGCCAACTTAGCCAGCTGCCTCAACACTCAATTGATCAGG GTGCTGAGGATGTTGTGATGGCATTTTCCAGGTCAGAGACAGAAGATAGAAGACAGTAA